In one Gopherus evgoodei ecotype Sinaloan lineage chromosome 1, rGopEvg1_v1.p, whole genome shotgun sequence genomic region, the following are encoded:
- the LOC115644593 gene encoding glutamine-rich protein 1-like: MYHSIQYEDHQSMKAHSISQHHMKVFLDSLSSQGPEEVQQFVHSPISVYQQGNHYIYMGSTDVAGPLLELVHPVTSPLQHPGLSFCGPLEQQHIQVYHTPSQQGHQIEMQQSHLVKQVQLQIEAQPSPEGQFNTSASECERRLSCISPPMKKRKIDMPVEENYSNSQGALQNVPITVLTMPSHTQQQAYNSLQQELLTVDRNQLYGLAPATGTNGHLPDVESWAVCPHAICPEAQNMVNTPVYRDACGIIQIGEMAMNMTSIKLEESKDNIQAGSEARKSIQESPVPSTPCFPVQCVNKNGNMHLPFAIQSGKRMYQSAEYWDEQQMQDSQSLPHLQIQTDLRLPCKLKPEEGANFWKKWAQMKNEDVWKDAGKNPQGFGKRKPMTFREDVLSVPIAELNYGLCLMTKDARKEDGSSYEADMLYYFFLCIQKYMFDNDRIDNIFADLYYVKFLERLHGVMKGWCPRVSPSGYILSSCIMEEMLWDCKQLGAHSPATLLFTLMYFNTKYFILKTVEQHAQLAFSKILKQTRKNTGIGKDKCSVVRFLRLSGQILGGRKDETYVEQPENPDNPLQCPIKLYDFYCFKCPQGVKGPSDAFYLVPEPVVAPNSPIWYSAQPVKVDVMEQMLTRILMVKEVQEAHAKTHIST, encoded by the exons ATGTATCATTCCATCCAGTATGAAGATCATCAAAGTATGAAAGCCCATTCAATATCTCAACATCACATGAAAGTATTTCTAGACTCACTAAGTAGTCAAGGACCAGAAGAAGTACAGCAGTTTGTGCATTCTCCAATCTCGGTATACCAACAAGGAAATCATTATATATACATGGGCAGCACCGACGTAGCAGGGCCTTTGTTAGAGTTAGTGCACCCAGTTACATCTCCTCTCCAACATCCAGGACTAAGCTTCTGTGGACCTCTGGAGCAGCAGCATATTCAAGTGTACCATACACCATCTCAACAAGGCCATCAAATAGAAATGCAACAAAGTCATTTGGTCAAACAAGTACAACTTCAGATAGAGGCTCAGCCCTCCCCTGAAGGGCAATTTAATACATCAGCCTCTGAATGTGAAAGAAGACTGTCATGTATTTCTCCACctatgaagaaaaggaaaattgacatGCCTGTAGAAGAGAACTACAGTAATAGTCAAGGTGCTCTGCAGAATGTACCTATTACTGTTCTAACAATGCCTAGCCATACCCAACAGCAGGCTTACAATTCTCTTCAACAAGAACTGCTAACAGTAGATAGGAATCAACTATATGGACTTGCACCTGCTACAGGAACAAATGGCCATCTGCCTGATGTAGAATCATGGGCAGTTTGTCCTCATGCAATTTGCCCTGAAGCTCAGAATATGGTGAATACCCCTGTTTATCGGGATGCCTGTGGTATTATTCAGATTGGTGAAATGGCTATGAATATGACTAGCATTAAGTTAGAAGAAAGCAAGGATAATATTCAAGCTGGTTCAGAAGCTAGAAAGAGTATTCAGGAGAGTCCTGTTCCTAGCACACCCTGTTTCCCAGTGCAGTGTGTAAATAAGAATGGAAATATGCACCTTCCTTTCGCTATACAGAGTGGAAAGAGGATGTATCAATCAGCTGAATACTGGGATGAGCAACAGATGCAG GATTCTCAGTCACTGCCACACTTGCAGATACAGACTGATTTACGTCTTCCTTGCAAACTCAAACCAGAAGAAGGAGCTAATTTCTGGAAGAAGTGGGCACAAATGAAAAATGAGGATGTATGGAAAGATGCTGGAAAAAACCCTCAGGGATTTGGAA AAAGAAAACCAATGACTTTTAGGGAAGACGTCCTTTCAGTGCCAATAGCAGAACTGAATTATGGGCTGTGCCTAATGACCAAAGACGCTAGAAAGGAAGATGGTTCCTCTTATGAAGCAGACATGTTGTATTATTTCTTCCTTTGTATTCAGAAG TATATGTTTGACAATGACAGAATTGACAACATTTTTGCTGATCTTTATTATGTGAAGTTTTTGGAAAGACTTCATGGAGTGATGAAGGGATGGTGTCCAAGAGTGAGCCCCTCTG GGTATATTCTGTCTAGTTGTATCATGGAGGAAATGTTATGGGACTGCAAACAACTTGGAGCACATTCTCCTGCTACTCTTCTGTTCACACTAATGTATTTCAACACTAA GTATTTCATATTGAAAACTGTGGAGCAGCATGCGCAGCTCGCCttttccaaaatactgaagcagaccAGGAAAAATACAGGCATCGGAAAGGACAAATGTTCTGTTGTACGATTCCTGAGGCTTTCTGGACAGATTCTTGGAGGACGAAAAG ATGAGACTTATGTGGAACAACCTGAAAACCCAGACAACCCTTTGCAGTGCCCCATAAAACTGTATGACTTCTATTGCTTTAAATG